In Monomorium pharaonis isolate MP-MQ-018 chromosome 3, ASM1337386v2, whole genome shotgun sequence, a genomic segment contains:
- the LOC105833525 gene encoding glutenin, high molecular weight subunit PW212, translating into MKLLVFVLALSCAIVYTNADLSKKASLPQSTGPYLSVPSHEPRFRRQANLQLQEPKRGSITFQGTQPLSGPQRQPTWDLNANANVFNNGRTTADVYGGLNKVPGQRVQPHFGIQAERNFGNNGFIRGQTQFQQGPRGHRLSPSVGITGGFRFRREAEPQGTSLSFHGTQPLSGPMRQPTWDLNVNRNIMNNGHTTADVYGGLNKVPGQRVQPHIGIQAEKNFGNNGFIRGHGQVQPGQGGHGVSPSVGITGGFRFKREANPQGTSLSFQGTQPLSGPMRQPTWDLNVNRNILNNGHTTADIYGGLNKIPGQRVQPHFGIQAERNFGNSGFIRGQTQFQPGPRGHGLSPSVGVTGGFRFRREAEPQGTSLSFHGTQPLSGPNRQPTWDLNANRNILNNGHTTADIYGGLGKVPGQRVQPHIGIQAERNFGNNGFIRGNGQLQPGRGGHGVSPSVGITGGFRFKREANPQGTSLSFQGTQPLSGPMRQPTWDLNVNRNILNNGHTTADIYGGLNKVPGQRVQPHFGIQAERNFGNSGFIRGQTQFQPGPRGHGLSPSVGVTGGFRFRREAEPHGTSLSFHGTQPLSGPNRQPTWDLNANRNILNNGHTTADIYGGLGKVPGQRVQPHIGIQAERNFGNNGFIRGNGQLQPGRGGHGVSPSVGITGGFRFKRETEDLDEVESTEEY; encoded by the exons ATGAAGCTGTTAGTTTTTGTGTTGGCCTTATCGTGCGCTATCGTCTACACGAACGCTGACTTGTCAAAGAAAGCATCGCTGCCGCAATCAACCGGTCCATATCTTTCGGTTCCATCACat gaaCCGCGTTTTCGTCGCCAAGCCAATTTACAACTCCAAGAACCAAAAAGAGGTTCGATAACATTTCAAGGGACGCAACCTTTGAGTGGCCCACAGCGTCAACCAACCTGGGATCTCAACGCCAATGCAAATGTCTTTAACAATGGCCGCACAACGGCGGACGTTTATGGAGGATTGAATAAAGTACCTGGACAACGAGTGCAACCGCACTTCGGCATCCAGGCTGAGAGAAACTTCGGCAATAATGGCTTCATCAGAGGTCAAACTCAATTTCAACAAGGTCCACGAGGTCACAGACTTTCTCCCTCAGTTGGTATAACTGGTGGCTTCCGATTCAGGAGAGAGGCCGAGCCTCAGGGAACTTCACTAAGCTTCCATGGAACGCAACCTCTGAGCGGTCCAATGCGTCAACCTACCTGGGATCTCAATGTTAATCGTAATATTATGAACAATGGCCACACGACCGCTGATGTCTACGgaggattaaataaagtaCCTGGACAACGAGTGCAACCGCACATCGGCATCCAGGCTGAGAAGAATTTTGGCAACAACGGTTTTATCAGAGGTCATGGTCAGGTTCAGCCAGGTCAAGGAGGTCACGGAGTCTCTCCTTCAGTGGGTATTACTGGTGGATTCCGATTCAAGAGAGAGGCCAATCCTCAAGGAACTTCGCTAAGCTTCCAAGGTACGCAACCTCTGAGCGGTCCAATGCGTCAACCTACCTGGGATCTTAACGTTAATCGTAACATTTTGAATAATGGACATACAACCGCTGATATTTACggaggattaaataaaatacctgGACAACGAGTGCAACCGCACTTTGGCATCCAGGCTGAGAGAAATTTTGGCAACAGTGGCTTTATCAGAGGTCAAACCCAGTTTCAACCAGGTCCGCGCGGTCACGGACTCTCTCCCTCAGTTGGTGTAACTGGTGGCTTCCGATTCAGGAGAGAGGCCGAGCCTCAGGGAACTTCACTAAGCTTTCACGGAACGCAACCACTGAGCGGTCCAAATCGTCAACCTACCTGGGATCTCAATGCTAATCGTAACATCTTAAACAATGGCCACACAACCGCGGACATTTATGGAGGATTGGGTAAGGTACCTGGACAACGAGTGCAACCACACATCGGCATCCAGGCTGAGAGAAATTTTGGCAACAATGGTTTTATCAGAGGTAATGGTCAGCTTCAGCCGGGTCGAGGAGGTCACGGAGTCTCTCCTTCAGTCGGTATTACTGGTGGCTTCCGATTCAAGAGAGAAGCCAATCCTCAAGGAACTTCGCTAAGCTTCCAAGGTACGCAACCTCTGAGCGGTCCAATGCGTCAACCTACCTGGGATCTCAACGTTAATCGTAACATTTTGAATAATGGACATACAACCGCTGATATTTACGgaggattaaataaagtaCCTGGACAACGAGTGCAACCGCACTTTGGCATCCAAGCTGAGAGAAATTTTGGCAACAGTGGCTTTATCAGAGGTCAAACCCAGTTTCAACCAGGTCCGCGCGGTCACGGACTCTCTCCCTCAGTTGGTGTAACTGGTGGCTTCCGATTCAGGAGAGAGGCCGAGCCTCACGGAACTTCACTAAGCTTTCACGGAACGCAACCACTGAGCGGTCCAAATCGTCAACCTACTTGGGATCTCAATGCTAATCGTAACATCTTGAACAATGGCCACACAACCGCGGACATTTATGGAGGATTGGGTAAGGTACCTGGACAACGAGTGCAACCACACATCGGCATCCAGGCTGAAAGAAATTTTGGCAACAATGGTTTTATCAGAGGTAATGGTCAGCTTCAGCCGGGTCGAGGAGGTCACGGAGTCTCTCCTTCGGTCGGTATTACTGGTGGTTTTCGATTCAAAAGAGAAACCGAAGATCTCGATGAAGTAGAGTCCACCGAAGagtattaa